The genomic window GGGATGCCGGTCGCCTCGTGCAATCTCACCGGAAGTCAGATGACGAACAACATTGCTTTCTACTTCAAATATCATTCCAAACAGTGTATAGTGATGCAGATATACCAAACAGTGTCATAAAAAAACTGCCCCGCCTGGTGAATGGCATTCCACTGGGGGCTGGACTCATGGCCCGGGACCAGCTTGGCAGCATTCGCTGGCGGTATATAGAGGGTGGACGCAAGATGCACACATTTGTTTCCAAACCAATTTGTCAAGAAGATGCAGAGGAAACGAAACGAGCTTTAAAAGACAGACTTGTGAAACAATCTCATGCGATATTTGGGGACATTACGGTAAAGGCGACTGTTATTTTATCTCAATGTTTGAACTTTGACGACGATTTTATCATCAATGACATTGCTATACCTCTTGACGAGGGCCTACACTTTCGAGATTAGATtgtcatttatattattttcatttttttttgatgTTGAGGTCGTTTCATATTTTCTAGagttttatattttgtgttgagtTGATGTAGAAACAGTTTGAGTATTTTGCTAGTcatgaaatgtttgtataaTCTCAAAAAAGACTGAAATAAGTTATGCTAGGCGgtgacctacaatgtatagatttgtgttattGCACATGTGTCCGCCGTGCGtgggtgtgtgtatgtatgcaCGTGTGTGTGGATGTGTAGCGCAACTACGAACGTTGATGGCTCTGTAACCCTGCACGTATGTCGGTATAAGATGTGCACGTGTGTAAGATTCAATAGAAAttctatactttatatacacaaatgCATTTGCATATCTATATAAGTGTATGGACGTGCCAGTATTCACCGAACCAAGAGCGAATAGAGAGAGGGCATGAGTCCAGTATTGGGGTATGCTAATTATGTCCAGTAAGGGGCGTATGCCAATTACACAATTGTTGTGATGTTTCATGACGCATGTGCATGGGAGATTATGTACAACAAGATTGTTTCTACACAAACTTATACCTTGTAATACACATATGTCTGCCGTTGTCTTTCATTGACCTTAATAACATCTTTGTTACACAAATCTGTACCGCGTTGTTTACTTTTTCGCCTAATCACTCTTCATTGTTTCCTGGTGTGCGTCGGTATGTTAGTAATTACCGTCAATACACGTGCATATGGCACGCGACCAACGTCTGTGTTATCAGTCAGGATGCTGAGAAATGGTGTCAGATAGTGTTTACATCCACTGCTGTTGATGTATACCTACCCACacgatatataaatgtattccAGGTTGATGCGCGAACATTGGATGACGACATAATATACTCCAGGTTCTAATATTGTATGTATCAGGCCAAACAAAACAGTGTTCGTTTCCTGTTACCCAGCTGAACGAAATTTATAAAAAGTGATAAAACATCAAACTATATATACCGTGACCCCTCTATATAcattcctctatatataccgTGACCCCTCTATATACATCCCTCTATATATACCGTGACCCCTCTATATACAttcctctatatactgtataccgtAACCACTCTATATACAttcctctatatactgtataccgtGACCCCTCTATATATACCGTGACCCCTCTATATACATTCCTCTATATAAACCGTGACCCCTCTATATACAGTTCTCTATATACCGTGACCCCTCTATATAcattcctctatatataccgTGACCCCTCTATATACATTCATCTATATATACCGTGACCCCTCTATATAcattcctctatatataccgTGACCCCTCTATATAcattcctctatatataccgTGACCCCTCTATATACAttcctctatatactgtataccgtAACCACTCTATATAcattcctctatatataccgTGACCCCTCTATATAcattcctctatatataccgTGACCCCTCTATATACATTCATCTATATAAACCGTGACCCCTCTATATAcattcctctatatataccgTGATCCCTCTATATAcattcctctatatataccatggCCCCTCTATATATACCGTGACCCATCTATATAcattcctctatatataccgTGACCCCTCTATAAACATTCCTCTATATAAACCGTGACCCCTCTATATACAGTTCTCTATATATACCGTGACCCCTCTATATACATTCATCTAAATGAACCGTGACCCCTCTATATAcattcctctatatataccgTGACCCCTCTATATACATTTCTCATATATACCGATGACcacctatatatacattctcTAATATACCGctgacctctatatatacattcctctatatataccgTGTCCCTCTATATAcgatcctctatatataccgtGACCCCTCTATATACATTCCTCTATATATAACGTGACCCCTCTATATAcattcctctatatataccgtgtcccctctatatacattcctctatatataccatgcCCCCTCTATATATACCGTGCCCCTCTATATAcattcctctatatataccgTGACCCCTCTATATAcattcctctatatataccgTGACCCCTCTATAAACATTCCTCTATATACGTACCACTCATATACATTCTCTATATATACCGTGACCCTCATATTATTCCTGACCCCCTCCATATAcattcctctatatataccgTGACCCCTCTATATAcattcctctatatataccgTGCCCCTCTATATAcattcctctatatataccgTAACCCTCTAcattcctctatatatacagggaCCCCCTCCTTATAATACCGTGACCCCTTATATACATTCTCTATAAAATACCGTGACCCCTCATATACATTCTCTAATACGTGACCCCTATATATACCGTGACCCCTCTATATACATTTACTCTTAATCCCGTGACCCTTTAACTTCCCTTATATACGTGAACCCCTCTATAattcctctatatataccgTAACCCCTATAACATTCATCTATATATACCGTGCCCTCTATATAATTCTCTTTAACCGTGACCCCTTTTATATACATTCTTATATAACGTGCCCCCTATATATAACCGTGACCCTTATATACATTCAATATATACCGTGACCCCTTTTATACATTCTTAAATATACCGTGCCCTATATTAAAACCGTGACCCTTTATATACATTCCTCTATATATCCCGGACACCTCTATATATCTCCTCTTATATATACCGTGACCCTCTTTTAAAATCTCAAATATTAACCGTgacccccttttttttgttACACCCTTATATACGTCCCTTATACATTCATCTATAATACGTGACCCCTCTATATATCCCGTGACTTTACCCTTTCTATATACATCCATCTATTATACCGTCCCCGATAATTCCTCTATAATACCGTTGACCCCTCTATAACATTCCCTATATATACCGGAAACCCCTTATTTTACTTTCCCTCTATATTTTTACGTGCCCCCTATATACATTCTATCTAAAAACCGTGCCCCTCTAATAACGTGAACCCTCTATTTTACTCCTCTATATACCCGTAACCCCTCTTATTCTTTAATTTACGTGCCCCTTATATTACAATCCCTATTTTCCGTGACCCTTAAAATACTTTCCCTATTATATCCCGGACCCCTCTATATACATCTCTATTATTATACCGTGACCCTTTATCAATTCCTCATTATTAACCTTCTTATATTACCGTGCCCCCTTATATACATTCCTCTTATACCGTGACCCCTCTTATACTTCCTCTATAATACCGTGCCCTTTTTACATTCCTCTTATAAAACCCGGACCCCTATATACATTCCTTATATTACCG from Pecten maximus chromosome 1, xPecMax1.1, whole genome shotgun sequence includes these protein-coding regions:
- the LOC117339224 gene encoding uncharacterized protein LOC117339224, producing the protein MSNSHFTISPRDAGRLVQSHRKSDDEQHCFLLQISFQTVYSDADIPNSVIKKLPRLVNGIPLGAGLMARDQLGSIRWRYIEGGRKMHTFVSKPICQEDAEETKRALKDRLVKQSHAIFGDITVKATVILSQCLNFDDDFIINDIAIPLDEGLHFRD